A section of the Roseovarius sp. W115 genome encodes:
- the fusA gene encoding elongation factor G, which produces MARDYPLDRYRNFGIMAHIDAGKTTCSERILYYTGKSHNIGEVHDGAATMDWMEQEQERGITITSAATTTFWERTEDGQTPDSEKHRLNIIDTPGHVDFTIEVERSLAVLDGAVCVLDGNAGVEPQTETVWRQADRYNVPRMVFVNKMDKIGADFFNCVKMIEERTGARPVPIGIPIGSESDLEGLVDLVTMEEWLWQGEDLGASWVKAPIRDGLQDMANEWREKMIEAAVEQDDDAMEAYLEGNEPDVPTLRKLLRKGTLALDFVPVLGGSAFKNKGVQPLLNAVIDYLPSPLDVVDYMGFKPGDENEERNIARRADDNMAFSGLAFKIMNDPFVGSLTFTRIYSGVLNKGGSMLNSTKGKKERVGRMMMMHSNNREEIEEAFAGDIIALAGLKDTTTGDTLCDEKDPVVLETMTFPDPVIEIAVEPKTKGDQEKMSQGLARLAAEDPSFRVETDLESGQTIMKGMGELHLDILVDRLKREFKVEANIGAPQVAYRETISHEVEHTYTHKKQSGGSGQFAEVKMIITPTEAGEGYSFESRIVGGAVPKEYIPGVEKGIESVMDSGPLAGFPVIDFKVALIDGKFHDVDSSVMAFEIAGRMGMREGLKKAGAKLLEPIMKVEVITPEEYTGGIIGDLTSRRGQVSGQEPRGNAIAINANVPLANMFGYINTLRSMSSGRAQFTMQFSHYEPVPSNISEEIQSKYA; this is translated from the coding sequence ATGGCACGCGATTATCCGCTCGACCGTTACCGCAACTTTGGCATTATGGCCCATATCGATGCAGGCAAGACCACCTGCTCGGAACGGATCCTGTACTACACCGGCAAATCCCACAATATTGGTGAGGTGCACGATGGTGCGGCCACCATGGACTGGATGGAGCAGGAGCAGGAGCGTGGGATCACCATCACATCTGCTGCGACCACCACATTCTGGGAGCGCACGGAAGATGGCCAGACGCCCGATTCCGAAAAGCACCGCCTGAACATCATCGACACCCCCGGCCACGTCGACTTCACCATCGAAGTTGAACGTTCGCTGGCCGTTCTGGACGGCGCGGTCTGTGTTCTGGATGGCAATGCGGGTGTTGAGCCACAGACCGAGACGGTGTGGCGTCAGGCCGACCGCTACAACGTTCCGCGGATGGTGTTCGTCAACAAGATGGACAAGATCGGTGCCGACTTCTTCAATTGTGTGAAGATGATCGAAGAGCGCACTGGTGCGCGTCCTGTGCCGATCGGTATCCCGATTGGCTCTGAAAGCGATCTGGAAGGTCTGGTTGACCTGGTGACCATGGAAGAGTGGCTGTGGCAGGGTGAAGACCTGGGCGCGAGCTGGGTCAAAGCACCCATTCGCGACGGCCTGCAGGACATGGCCAACGAGTGGCGTGAGAAGATGATCGAAGCCGCCGTCGAGCAAGACGACGACGCGATGGAGGCCTATCTGGAAGGCAACGAGCCTGACGTGCCAACGCTGCGCAAACTGCTGCGCAAGGGCACGCTGGCGCTGGACTTTGTTCCGGTTCTGGGTGGCTCTGCTTTCAAGAACAAAGGCGTTCAGCCGCTGCTTAACGCTGTGATTGACTATCTGCCCAGCCCGCTGGATGTGGTCGACTATATGGGCTTTAAGCCAGGTGACGAAAACGAAGAGCGCAACATTGCCCGCCGGGCAGATGACAATATGGCGTTCTCGGGCCTTGCCTTCAAAATCATGAACGACCCGTTTGTCGGCTCGCTGACCTTCACCCGCATCTATTCGGGCGTCCTGAACAAGGGCGGCTCGATGCTGAACTCGACCAAAGGCAAGAAAGAGCGCGTTGGTCGGATGATGATGATGCACTCCAACAACCGTGAAGAGATCGAAGAGGCATTTGCCGGCGACATCATCGCGCTTGCGGGTCTGAAAGACACCACAACCGGTGACACGCTCTGTGACGAGAAGGATCCAGTGGTTCTCGAAACCATGACTTTCCCCGATCCGGTGATCGAGATCGCGGTTGAGCCAAAGACCAAAGGCGACCAAGAGAAAATGTCTCAGGGTCTGGCGCGTCTGGCGGCAGAAGATCCGTCCTTCCGTGTGGAAACTGACTTGGAGTCCGGTCAGACCATCATGAAAGGCATGGGCGAACTGCACCTCGACATTCTGGTGGATCGTCTAAAGCGTGAATTCAAGGTTGAGGCCAATATCGGTGCGCCTCAGGTGGCCTATCGTGAGACCATCTCTCATGAGGTCGAGCATACTTACACCCACAAGAAACAGTCGGGTGGATCAGGTCAGTTCGCCGAGGTGAAAATGATCATCACGCCGACCGAAGCGGGCGAAGGGTACTCGTTCGAGAGCCGCATCGTCGGGGGTGCCGTGCCTAAGGAATACATCCCGGGTGTGGAAAAAGGCATCGAGAGCGTTATGGACAGCGGTCCTCTGGCTGGCTTCCCTGTGATCGATTTTAAGGTTGCTCTGATCGACGGTAAGTTCCACGATGTGGACTCCAGCGTCATGGCGTTTGAGATTGCCGGACGTATGGGTATGCGCGAAGGCCTGAAAAAGGCGGGCGCGAAACTGCTTGAGCCGATCATGAAGGTCGAGGTGATCACGCCGGAAGAATACACCGGTGGCATCATTGGTGACCTGACATCTCGCCGTGGTCAGGTGTCCGGACAAGAGCCACGCGGCAACGCGATTGCGATCAACGCAAACGTGCCGCTGGCGAACATGTTCGGTTACATCAACACGCTGCGTTCGATGTCGTCGGGCCGCGCCCAGTTCACCATGCAGTTCTCGCATTACGAACCGGTGCCATCGAATATCTCGGAAGAGATTCAGTCGAAATACGCATAA
- a CDS encoding TldD/PmbA family protein produces MLSDLKSLTDALLSAAKKAGADASDAIAVEGRSLDIAVRKGALEKAERAEGTDIGLRVLIGQRQACVSASDTSDATIAMLAERAVAMALEAPEDPHIGLADPEQIVRDWDATALQLADNAEEPAPANLQAQAQEAEASALAVTGVTQVQSASGGYSSQNMHIAASNGFEGGYARTTTSLSCVAIAGEGMSMQRDYDGDSRIFATDLRAADDIGRTAGTRAVEQLGARKPPTGGYPVLFDERVSSTLIGHLLVASNGSTVARGSSWLLNKLGEQVLPKGLSIVEDPLRPRVPGSRPFDAEGLAVSTRNIVEDGVLTGWTLDLATGRKLGFASTANARRSTSSPPSPSVGNVALTQSTKTRDDLLAEMGTGLLVTSMIGSTINPNTGDYSRGASGFWVENGEITYPVNECTIAGSLPDMLMRMQPANDARMWLSRTVPSLLIEGMTLAGD; encoded by the coding sequence ATGCTGTCTGATTTGAAATCCTTGACCGACGCGCTTTTGAGTGCAGCGAAAAAGGCCGGAGCGGATGCGTCGGACGCCATCGCGGTTGAGGGGCGGTCGCTGGACATCGCGGTGCGTAAAGGGGCCTTGGAAAAAGCAGAGCGCGCGGAGGGGACTGATATCGGATTGCGGGTTCTTATTGGCCAACGACAGGCCTGCGTTTCGGCGTCTGATACAAGTGATGCGACAATTGCCATGCTGGCCGAGCGCGCGGTGGCGATGGCGCTAGAAGCGCCGGAAGACCCGCATATCGGCTTGGCCGATCCGGAGCAGATTGTTCGGGATTGGGATGCCACGGCGTTGCAGCTTGCTGATAATGCCGAAGAACCTGCGCCAGCAAACCTCCAGGCGCAGGCCCAGGAGGCAGAAGCCTCGGCCCTGGCGGTCACTGGAGTGACCCAAGTGCAATCGGCCTCGGGAGGGTATTCGTCGCAAAACATGCACATCGCTGCGAGCAATGGGTTTGAGGGCGGATATGCGCGAACCACCACATCGTTAAGCTGTGTGGCGATTGCCGGTGAAGGCATGTCGATGCAGCGCGATTATGACGGGGATAGCCGCATCTTTGCGACGGATTTGCGTGCTGCAGATGACATTGGGCGGACAGCAGGCACACGTGCGGTCGAACAGCTTGGGGCGCGCAAGCCGCCTACGGGCGGATATCCCGTTCTGTTTGACGAACGCGTGTCCAGCACGCTCATCGGTCATCTCTTGGTGGCCAGCAACGGATCAACTGTTGCGCGCGGGTCGTCATGGCTTTTGAACAAGCTCGGGGAACAAGTACTGCCCAAAGGTCTGTCGATCGTCGAAGACCCATTGAGACCGCGTGTTCCCGGGTCGCGCCCGTTTGATGCCGAAGGGCTTGCTGTATCGACTCGGAATATCGTGGAAGACGGCGTGCTGACAGGGTGGACGCTTGATTTGGCCACAGGGCGCAAGCTTGGGTTTGCGTCCACTGCCAACGCGCGGCGCAGCACCTCGTCACCGCCTAGCCCAAGCGTGGGCAATGTGGCCTTGACGCAAAGCACCAAGACCCGCGACGATCTGCTTGCCGAGATGGGCACGGGGCTATTGGTGACGTCGATGATCGGTTCAACCATCAATCCCAACACGGGTGATTATTCCCGCGGCGCATCGGGGTTTTGGGTGGAAAACGGAGAGATCACCTATCCGGTGAATGAATGCACCATTGCGGGTAGTCTGCCGGACATGCTGATGCGAATGCAGCCAGCGAATGACGCGCGCATGTGGCTGAGCCGCACGGTGCCATCGCTTCTCATAGAGGGCATGACACTTGCCGGCGACTGA
- a CDS encoding glycosyltransferase, whose amino-acid sequence MRVIGLCRFSYPAIGGFKRMHDTIEEREAYLYTPERLDLRFRHFEALTLPSIAAQKDKRFTFLVVTGERMPKTYWDRLNDICAPVPEVKVVTAPPAKHRTAMQNVIKAELGEDQTESLQFRLDDDDAVGTNFIRGIRRTARLVWKLRADWQNLVIEYSSGYSVKLTPDGILAKDIQGQFLACGLTVLFRPQDKKTVMNFAHHKLHHTMPTIIDPTTPMYLRAIHDDNDSRARGKDTGLRPLTDEDRAFFKARFNVDETAVQAAFSSLSALRDKV is encoded by the coding sequence ATGCGCGTTATCGGACTTTGCCGGTTTTCTTACCCAGCCATTGGCGGGTTCAAACGCATGCATGACACCATCGAAGAACGCGAGGCCTATCTGTACACTCCCGAGCGTTTGGATCTGCGCTTTCGTCATTTTGAAGCCCTCACTCTGCCCTCTATTGCGGCCCAGAAAGACAAGCGCTTCACGTTTTTGGTCGTCACCGGCGAGCGTATGCCAAAAACCTATTGGGATCGCCTCAACGATATTTGCGCGCCAGTGCCAGAGGTAAAGGTGGTCACGGCCCCGCCTGCCAAGCATCGCACAGCCATGCAAAATGTGATCAAGGCAGAACTAGGAGAAGACCAGACCGAAAGCCTCCAATTCCGGCTTGATGACGATGATGCCGTTGGAACAAATTTCATTCGCGGTATCCGTCGCACCGCACGTCTCGTCTGGAAACTGCGTGCCGATTGGCAGAACCTCGTGATTGAGTATTCAAGCGGCTATTCTGTAAAATTAACCCCGGATGGTATTTTGGCAAAAGACATACAAGGGCAGTTTCTGGCCTGCGGACTAACCGTCCTGTTTCGCCCACAAGACAAGAAGACGGTGATGAATTTCGCCCATCACAAACTGCATCACACCATGCCAACCATCATTGACCCCACCACACCTATGTATCTGCGCGCCATACATGACGACAATGACAGCCGTGCGCGCGGCAAGGATACAGGACTCAGACCTCTAACGGATGAGGACCGCGCCTTTTTCAAAGCCCGGTTCAATGTCGACGAGACGGCTGTGCAAGCGGCCTTTTCCTCCCTGTCCGCACTTCGCGATAAAGTGTGA
- the tuf gene encoding elongation factor Tu translates to MAKEKFDRTKPHVNIGTIGHVDHGKTTLTAAITKQFGDFKAYDEIDGAPEEKARGITISTAHVEYETENRHYAHVDCPGHADYVKNMITGAAQMDGAILVVNAADGPMPQTREHILLGRQVGIPYMVVFMNKVDQVDDEELLELVEMEIRELLSSYEYPGDDIPIIAGSALAALEGRDDNIGSEKISELMAAVDEYIPTPARAVDQPFLMPIEDVFSISGRGTVVTGRVERGVINVGDEIEIVGIRDTTKTTCTGVEMFRKLLDRGEAGDNIGALLRGVDREGVERGQVLCKPGSVTPHTKFEAEAYILTKDEGGRHTPFFANYRPQFYFRTTDVTGTVELPSGTEMVMPGDNLKFNVELIAPIAMENGLRFAIREGGRTVGAGVVSKIIE, encoded by the coding sequence ATGGCAAAGGAAAAGTTTGACCGCACGAAGCCGCATGTGAACATTGGCACGATTGGCCATGTTGATCATGGTAAGACGACGCTGACAGCTGCGATCACGAAGCAGTTTGGCGATTTTAAAGCCTATGACGAGATTGACGGCGCGCCGGAAGAGAAGGCGCGGGGGATCACCATTTCGACGGCGCATGTTGAGTATGAGACGGAGAACCGTCACTACGCGCATGTCGACTGCCCCGGCCACGCGGACTACGTCAAGAACATGATCACCGGTGCGGCGCAGATGGACGGCGCGATCCTGGTTGTGAACGCGGCCGACGGCCCGATGCCCCAGACGCGCGAGCACATCCTTCTGGGCCGTCAGGTTGGCATCCCCTACATGGTTGTCTTCATGAACAAGGTGGACCAGGTCGACGACGAAGAGCTTCTGGAACTGGTGGAAATGGAAATCCGCGAGCTTCTGAGCTCGTATGAGTATCCTGGCGACGACATTCCGATCATTGCTGGTTCGGCTCTTGCCGCTCTGGAAGGTCGCGACGACAACATCGGGTCCGAAAAGATCTCTGAGCTGATGGCGGCTGTGGATGAGTATATCCCGACGCCTGCGCGGGCTGTGGATCAGCCGTTCCTGATGCCGATTGAGGACGTGTTCTCGATCTCGGGCCGCGGCACGGTTGTGACCGGCCGTGTGGAGCGCGGTGTGATCAATGTGGGTGATGAGATTGAGATTGTCGGCATCCGCGACACCACCAAGACGACCTGCACCGGCGTTGAGATGTTCCGCAAACTTCTCGACCGTGGTGAAGCGGGCGACAACATTGGCGCACTTCTGCGCGGTGTGGACCGTGAAGGTGTTGAGCGGGGTCAGGTTCTGTGTAAGCCGGGCTCGGTGACACCGCACACCAAGTTCGAGGCGGAAGCCTATATCCTGACCAAGGATGAGGGGGGCCGTCACACGCCGTTCTTCGCCAACTACCGTCCGCAGTTCTACTTCCGGACCACGGATGTAACCGGCACGGTTGAGCTTCCCAGCGGCACCGAGATGGTGATGCCGGGCGACAACCTGAAGTTCAACGTGGAGCTGATCGCGCCGATCGCGATGGAAAACGGCCTGCGCTTTGCCATCCGCGAAGGCGGCCGTACCGTCGGCGCCGGCGTCGTGTCCAAAATCATCGAGTGA
- the rpsL gene encoding 30S ribosomal protein S12 produces the protein MPTIQQLIRKPRQPKVRSTKSLHLQGCPQKRGVCTRVYTTTPKKPNSAMRKVAKVRLTNGFEVISYIPGESHNLQEHSVVLIRGGRVKDLPGVRYHILRGVLDTQGVKDRKQRRSKYGAKRPK, from the coding sequence ATGCCAACGATCCAACAGCTGATCCGCAAACCGCGGCAGCCCAAAGTCCGATCCACCAAGTCGCTGCACCTTCAGGGGTGCCCGCAGAAACGTGGCGTGTGCACACGCGTCTACACCACCACACCGAAAAAGCCGAACTCGGCGATGCGGAAAGTGGCCAAGGTGCGCCTGACCAACGGGTTCGAGGTGATCAGCTATATCCCAGGTGAAAGCCACAACCTTCAGGAGCACTCTGTGGTTCTGATCCGGGGTGGCCGGGTGAAAGACCTTCCTGGTGTTCGTTACCACATTCTTCGCGGCGTTCTGGATACCCAAGGCGTCAAAGATCGTAAGCAGCGTCGTTCGAAATACGGCGCCAAGCGTCCTAAGTAA
- a CDS encoding DMT family transporter has protein sequence MARSDNLTGALLMMASMACFTFNDTALKLLAGDMPLSQVLMLRGLLTTGLTALLAWRLGVLRTRLPRRDFGLVGVRTLAELGVVYFFLTALFNMPIANVTAILQALPLTVTLAAAVFLREPVGWRRMLAILIGFVGVLLIIRPGAADFNVYSLYALCAVGCVTIRDLSARQLSPETPSVFITLLTAIATLVVFGGVSLFVVWEPVDLRMASLIGTAALFVMGGLLFSIMVMRVGDIAFIAPFRYTGLLWAMVLGWLVFGEWPDALTLLGAAIVVASGLFTLYREVRTGRKRPLAQPSRRH, from the coding sequence ATGGCACGTTCTGACAACCTGACCGGTGCGCTTTTGATGATGGCGTCGATGGCGTGTTTCACGTTCAACGACACCGCGCTGAAACTGTTGGCAGGCGACATGCCTTTGTCGCAGGTCTTGATGCTGCGCGGTCTTCTGACGACAGGTTTGACAGCCTTGCTCGCGTGGCGTCTGGGCGTATTGCGCACCCGACTGCCGCGTCGGGACTTTGGCTTGGTGGGTGTGCGCACCTTGGCTGAACTAGGTGTTGTTTATTTCTTTCTCACGGCACTCTTCAACATGCCGATCGCCAATGTCACAGCGATCCTGCAGGCGCTACCGCTAACCGTGACTCTGGCCGCTGCAGTGTTTTTGCGCGAACCCGTGGGATGGCGCAGGATGCTGGCCATTCTGATAGGATTTGTTGGTGTTTTACTGATCATCCGGCCTGGGGCTGCGGATTTCAACGTCTATTCGCTATATGCCCTTTGTGCCGTGGGCTGTGTCACGATCCGCGATCTTTCGGCGCGCCAACTGTCGCCAGAGACCCCATCTGTATTCATCACGCTACTGACCGCGATTGCGACATTGGTTGTATTTGGAGGAGTTAGCCTTTTCGTGGTTTGGGAGCCTGTTGATCTACGCATGGCTTCGCTCATCGGGACGGCCGCACTTTTTGTGATGGGCGGTTTGTTGTTTTCGATCATGGTGATGCGTGTGGGCGACATCGCGTTCATCGCGCCTTTTCGCTACACGGGGCTTTTATGGGCTATGGTTTTGGGATGGCTCGTCTTTGGAGAGTGGCCTGACGCACTAACACTTTTGGGTGCGGCCATCGTGGTCGCCAGCGGGTTGTTCACACTTTATCGCGAAGTGCGGACAGGGAGGAAAAGGCCGCTTGCACAGCCGTCTCGTCGACATTGA
- the rpsG gene encoding 30S ribosomal protein S7, whose product MSRRHAAEKREVLPDAKYGDRVLTKFMNNLMIDGKKSVAERIVYNALDRVEDKVKRAPVELFHEALDNIKPSVEVRSRRVGGATYQVPVEVRPERREALAIRWLITASRGRNENTMEERLAGELLDAVNSRGSAVKKREDTHKMAEANKAFSHYRW is encoded by the coding sequence ATGTCACGTCGTCACGCTGCTGAAAAACGCGAAGTTCTGCCCGACGCCAAATATGGCGACCGGGTTCTGACAAAATTCATGAACAACCTGATGATCGACGGCAAAAAGTCTGTTGCCGAACGCATCGTCTACAATGCCCTGGACCGGGTCGAAGACAAGGTCAAGCGCGCCCCTGTTGAGCTCTTCCACGAAGCGCTCGACAATATCAAACCATCGGTTGAGGTTCGCTCGCGCCGTGTGGGTGGTGCCACCTATCAGGTGCCTGTTGAAGTGCGTCCTGAACGCCGTGAAGCGCTGGCCATCCGCTGGTTGATCACCGCAAGTCGGGGCCGCAACGAAAACACGATGGAAGAGCGCCTTGCAGGTGAGCTTCTGGATGCTGTGAACTCGCGCGGCTCAGCCGTTAAGAAACGTGAAGACACCCACAAGATGGCCGAGGCGAACAAAGCCTTCAGCCACTACCGCTGGTAA
- the rpsJ gene encoding 30S ribosomal protein S10: protein MAVQSQNIRIRLKAFDYRVLDASTQEIVNTAKRTGADVRGPIPLPNKIEKFTVLRGPHVNKKSRDQFEIRTHKRLLDIVDPTPQTVDALMKLDLAAGVDVQISV, encoded by the coding sequence ATGGCCGTTCAAAGCCAAAACATCCGCATCCGCCTGAAGGCGTTTGATTATCGTGTGCTGGACGCCAGCACGCAGGAAATCGTCAACACGGCCAAACGGACCGGAGCAGACGTACGTGGACCCATTCCACTGCCGAACAAGATCGAAAAATTCACTGTTCTGCGTGGTCCCCACGTCAACAAGAAATCGCGCGACCAGTTCGAGATCCGCACGCATAAGCGTCTCTTGGACATCGTTGATCCCACACCGCAGACCGTCGATGCGCTCATGAAGCTCGACCTGGCCGCTGGTGTGGACGTGCAAATCTCGGTCTAA
- the rplC gene encoding 50S ribosomal protein L3 has protein sequence MLRSGVIAKKVGMTRLFMEDGKQIPVTVLQLDKLQVVAQRTPDAHGYAAVQLGAGSAKAKRTSKAMRGHFSAAKVEPKRKVAEFRVAPENMIAVGEEITANHYFEGQFVDVSGTSIGKGFAGAMKRHNFGGLRATHGVSISHRSHGSTGQCQDPGRVFKGKKMAGHMGAARVTTQNLQVVRTDADRGLIMVKGAVPGSKGGWVTIKDAVKKPFPENAILPAALKSAAAEAEKAAEEAAAAAAAEAEAAAAAAAEAEQAAMEAAEADEAKIDTVAEAEAAEAEEKKDGEA, from the coding sequence ATGTTGCGCTCTGGTGTGATCGCAAAGAAAGTCGGCATGACCCGGCTTTTCATGGAGGACGGCAAGCAGATTCCTGTGACCGTGCTTCAACTGGACAAACTACAGGTCGTGGCTCAGCGCACGCCCGACGCACACGGCTATGCCGCTGTGCAGTTGGGTGCCGGCTCGGCCAAGGCAAAGCGAACTTCAAAGGCCATGCGGGGTCATTTCTCGGCGGCGAAGGTGGAACCCAAGCGCAAGGTTGCGGAATTCCGCGTTGCGCCTGAGAACATGATCGCTGTGGGGGAAGAGATTACTGCGAACCACTACTTTGAGGGTCAGTTCGTTGATGTCTCGGGCACGTCGATTGGTAAAGGTTTTGCTGGCGCCATGAAACGCCACAACTTTGGCGGTTTGCGCGCCACGCACGGTGTGTCGATCAGCCACCGTTCGCACGGCTCAACCGGACAATGTCAGGATCCGGGCCGCGTGTTCAAAGGCAAAAAGATGGCCGGCCATATGGGGGCTGCCCGCGTGACCACCCAAAACTTGCAAGTGGTGCGTACCGATGCCGACCGTGGCCTGATCATGGTCAAGGGCGCTGTTCCAGGCTCCAAAGGCGGTTGGGTGACGATCAAGGATGCGGTGAAAAAGCCGTTCCCAGAGAACGCCATTCTGCCGGCTGCCTTGAAATCCGCCGCTGCCGAAGCTGAAAAAGCCGCTGAGGAAGCTGCGGCCGCGGCCGCAGCTGAAGCAGAAGCCGCTGCAGCAGCGGCCGCCGAAGCAGAGCAAGCCGCGATGGAAGCGGCTGAGGCGGACGAGGCCAAGATCGATACCGTGGCCGAGGCAGAAGCTGCTGAAGCTGAAGAGAAGAAGGACGGTGAGGCATGA
- a CDS encoding inositol monophosphatase family protein, which produces MPATDLDLLIEAAQAAGDVARQYTGPAAKVWDKPEGAGPVTEADLAVNRVLEDTLRAARPDYGWLSEESEDDEDRLDRERVFIVDPIDGTRSFIEGSKTWAHSIALVEQGKVVAGVIYLPMRDKLYAAARGLGATLNSAPLKVGASDRLNGASMLAAKPNFDGKHWRAGEHPGLVRNFRPSLAYRMALVAEGRFDAMMTLRGAWEWDIAAGALILTEAGAAISDRDGESLVFNNRAPKLPGVLAANPVLHGELRETLKPGAII; this is translated from the coding sequence TTGCCGGCGACTGATCTGGACCTTTTGATCGAGGCGGCACAGGCCGCGGGCGATGTGGCGCGGCAGTATACCGGGCCAGCGGCCAAGGTTTGGGACAAACCGGAAGGCGCGGGGCCTGTGACCGAAGCGGATCTGGCCGTGAACCGAGTTCTGGAAGATACACTGCGCGCGGCGCGTCCGGATTACGGGTGGTTGTCCGAAGAAAGCGAGGATGACGAAGATCGACTTGACCGCGAGCGGGTGTTCATCGTCGATCCGATTGACGGCACGCGCAGCTTTATCGAAGGATCGAAAACCTGGGCGCATTCCATTGCTTTGGTTGAGCAAGGCAAAGTCGTTGCGGGCGTGATCTACCTACCCATGCGGGACAAGCTCTATGCGGCCGCGCGCGGGCTGGGTGCAACTTTGAACAGTGCGCCACTCAAAGTCGGTGCGTCTGACAGGTTGAATGGGGCCAGCATGCTGGCTGCGAAACCAAATTTTGACGGCAAACATTGGCGCGCAGGCGAACATCCGGGTTTGGTGCGCAACTTTCGACCATCTTTGGCCTATCGCATGGCCCTTGTCGCCGAAGGACGGTTTGACGCGATGATGACCCTGCGCGGCGCGTGGGAGTGGGACATTGCGGCGGGTGCTTTGATCCTGACCGAAGCGGGGGCGGCGATTTCGGATCGGGACGGAGAAAGCTTGGTGTTCAACAACCGGGCGCCGAAACTGCCAGGTGTCTTGGCGGCGAACCCTGTCTTGCACGGCGAACTGCGCGAAACTTTGAAGCCAGGGGCAATCATTTAG
- the rplD gene encoding 50S ribosomal protein L4: MKLDVIKLDGKKAGSVDLGEEIFGLEPRADILHRVVRWQRNKAQAGTHKVKTRSETSYSTKKIYRQKGTGGARHGDRNAPIFRKGGIYKGPTPRSHAHDLPKKVRMLGLKHALSAKAKAGELVVLDAADSKGKTKDLAKQVKDLGWKRALVIDGAEVNEGFAKAAANIDGLDVLPSMGANVYDILRRDTLVLTKAGVEALEARLK, from the coding sequence ATGAAACTCGACGTGATCAAACTCGACGGCAAGAAAGCCGGATCGGTCGATCTGGGCGAAGAGATCTTTGGTCTCGAACCCCGCGCCGATATCCTGCACCGCGTCGTCCGCTGGCAGCGCAACAAGGCGCAGGCTGGTACGCATAAGGTCAAGACACGGTCGGAGACCAGCTACTCGACCAAGAAGATCTATCGCCAGAAGGGCACCGGTGGCGCACGCCACGGGGACCGGAACGCGCCGATCTTCCGCAAGGGTGGTATCTACAAGGGTCCGACCCCGCGCAGCCACGCGCATGACCTGCCCAAGAAGGTCCGTATGTTGGGTCTTAAGCACGCTCTGTCGGCCAAGGCCAAGGCAGGTGAGCTTGTGGTGCTGGACGCCGCCGATTCCAAAGGCAAGACCAAGGACTTGGCCAAACAGGTCAAGGATCTGGGCTGGAAGCGGGCTTTGGTGATCGACGGGGCCGAGGTCAATGAAGGGTTTGCCAAAGCGGCGGCCAACATCGACGGTCTCGACGTGCTGCCAAGCATGGGCGCAAACGTATATGACATCCTGCGCCGCGACACGCTTGTGTTGACCAAAGCAGGGGTCGAAGCATTGGAGGCGCGACTGAAATGA
- a CDS encoding 50S ribosomal protein L23 has translation MSAKPEHYDVIRKPIITEKATMASEANAVVFEVAIDAAKPQIKEAVEALFGVKVKAVNTAITKGKVKRFRGQMGKRKDVKKAYVTLEEGNTIDVTTGL, from the coding sequence ATGAGCGCGAAACCAGAACATTACGACGTGATCCGCAAGCCGATCATCACCGAGAAAGCCACGATGGCCTCTGAGGCCAACGCGGTTGTGTTCGAGGTGGCGATTGACGCGGCCAAACCGCAGATCAAAGAGGCCGTTGAGGCGCTCTTTGGTGTGAAGGTGAAGGCGGTCAATACGGCGATCACCAAAGGCAAAGTCAAACGTTTCCGCGGCCAGATGGGCAAACGGAAAGACGTGAAGAAAGCCTATGTGACGCTGGAAGAAGGCAACACGATCGACGTGACCACTGGTTTGTAG